The Scylla paramamosain isolate STU-SP2022 chromosome 47, ASM3559412v1, whole genome shotgun sequence DNA window GTTGATTTAGGGCCATTATTAGTGTGGCAGTGGCACGTGGCGGGCTGCAGTGTGCGGTGGTGCGTGGTATTGTCTTAGGGATGGTTTGCATGGTCAGCTCCACCACCTGGTTAGTGTTCTAGAAGAGGCGGTGATGTACCACACCTTCCGGTCAGGCTATCGTTGTGGTAGGGTGTGTGGTGGCGTGTCTATATTTAATTTCTGCCCCAAGGTGAtgttgctggtgtgtgtgtggaacatTTATTGCCATTAAGTGTATGTAAAGACCTCGtggagtgtatgtgtgtagatAGTGTACATAGGCTAAGTTGTAATGGCTAATAAGTTCTAATTCTTACAAGGTGTATGGTCATAatattgtgttggtgtgtgcCGCGGCCAACGAAACACCAAAGCCAGGAGGAGGCATGGGACGGCTGGCTGGTAGCATGTCCTGCAGGGTTCGTGTCCTTCCCCACAAGACTGGCGGAGGTAATCCCACGGTGGGCTGTCAAGTCTGTATAtggttttcaacttttattatttttgtgtttgggAGTGGTCTGAATGGCGCTCCAGTCCAGCTCCACTCCTTCCGACTCTCCACACACCCAGCACACATCATGCCATATTGTTGCCTCTGCTGGACAGTTAGTGGCAGTCATTCAGCTTCTCACTGATGGGTGTATAAATTTCTTATAATGAGGAGCTCATGAGTTTGCTGATGTGTATAGAGGTGGCGGTGTTGCTGTGATGTGGGTGGGTCGGGTGAGGAGCAGCACGAGTGGTCTCTGCTCGTGTTCTAAGTTAAGGATGTACCACAATAACTTTagttttatacttttatttataatttgttAATGGAGGAATCTTGTGTTATTACTACCAAAGTGTTATAATGCATTAGAATTAGTTAGCattggtggtggcagcagcagcagcaggcatgCTGCACTGCTGCGGTGAAGCATTGCTCTTGGATGCTGGGCAGCACTGGCATTCTTACGTTTAAATCAAATTGTGATAACATAACTTGGAGGGACCACTTGGTATGGGGTCACCTTCCCAGAATTTCCATACCTCTTTGTTATTTAAGATTTTGATACATAGTTTGGTGTTTATTATTAGCATGTActtaaaatatgtaaataattttCACAGAATCCTTTTGTCAAGTGGCAGTTGTACTAGTTTGGTCGGCAAGTCCAGTGGAGCCAGTCTGTGGTGCCCCAGCCAGGCAGGGAGTCAATCTGGGGACCTCTGGCCAGACAGCCTTGCTCACACAAGTTGTTCACTGTGCTAACTCAGGTTCATTATCATGTCAAAGTTCTCAGTGTGTTAGGCTGAAGTGTTTAGTGATTGACGACAGCCAGCTGGGTCACCACAGCATCCAGTGATGTCAACACCAATGGGTGTATTCTGTATCTTGAGTGTGACTCTTGCCTCTCACCAGTGAACACTTGAGACACAAGAATTAAGTGTACATTGTGGCTAAGGAAAGTGTATCTTTAGAGGCGACACAGAATGAACCTTTGCCTTAAGTTACTCACCACAGACacctgtgtgtggtgtgatgcGATGcatggatgagtgggtgggtcACGGTGCACTTGTCACACTTCCTAACACAAGTCATCACAGATGTATCTAATCTGTCAAGACACAGTACACAAGCTGTGCTGACATTCCACTAATGTGGAAATATTTTCACCTGTGTGTTCCTATAGAATTTGTAGGAAGTATGTGAAAGTCTCAGCCTAGACAGTTTCAAAGTAAATAATGCAATTCTAATGAATTTGGACCATCAGCCCAGTTCATGCATGAACTTTTCTTAGACATTGCTTGGACAGAGGTTGTCAGGAAAGCCCAATCTGGTCTTTGGAATTTCTTTGCACAAGTGTTAATTGTATCAGAAAATGTTACACAGCATTAAAAGATGTTGGCATTGTGACCCAGCCATTCATAGTGTTAGGCATCAGAAGTAGTGTACACCTTAATCCCTCAACATTAAGCATACATGTATAAGtaatgctacacacacactgtagcaTTGGTACAGTGTGAACTCATCCATGCTTTGCCATTAGTACTCTTGTGCCAAAATACTTGATCTATCCTGTCTGGTGCCTCTTGTTGGATCCAAGCCTACATTTCTGATGTAAGGAAGTAGGGAACAGTCAGACAATGCCAGTGTCTTCAAGacctttattgttgttattgatctCAATGATACACAAAGCTAAGGCAATCACAAGTAGCATCCTAAACACAATGGATACTCACTAGCACTCCTGTTTACAAATAATTTTTCATGACACTGGTATTGAATTGGAAATTGGGCTTGGTGTGTGGCCAGTAATGTGTGTAACAAGTGTGTTTGAAGTGATGAAGATAAATTGTGTATGAggatccctgtgtgtgtgtgtgtgtgtgtgtgtgtgtgtgtgtgtgtgtgtgtgtgtgtgtgtgtgtggatccagGAGCAGGGGGGGGTTGAAAGCCCTGGTGTGTTGTTGCCTGTGGTatgtaaacatactgtgggggacatAACCTGGGTCCTGTGGGCTgtggtggaaagagagagagagagagagagagagagagagagagagagagagagagagagagagagagagagagagagagagagagagagagagagtggtgggggGGAATTGTCCATCTTGATCTTCCATTTCAGCAGCACTGTACAAGACAGGCCACACAAAACTTTCCTGTTTTGAAGCCACACCCAAGAGATGGCAGGCAGATATATACTAAGGGCAAAAATGTGTCAAGAAAATACTGACCCCACTGGGTACACAATGCCCCAGCAAATTGAGTTCACTCTGAACATTAAGCATGTAATACAAGTGCatatccaaaatgcatgcaagcatATCAGTAGAATGTAACTTGTGTAAAACACTCAGGAGGGATAAATACAACACTGGGATGtttgaggggagggagggaccaCTGCTGCTTACCATTAGCTGCAGTAGTGGGGACTGTACCCATCAGTGGGCATGTTACACAGCCAGGCAGCGAACACACCTGCTGTGAGATTGAGTGTAGCCTGGTGGTGTCACTTGTATCCTATGCAGTCCTGTAGGATGCTGGCTCCTGTATGTgccgccacaaccaccatcaccactgtaaAGTTAACTAAATAAAATGTCTTTCTCTGATCCTGCTTTTGTGTTATCACACCTTTCCTGTAACACTGAGGCTGTTATATCAAAATTCACATGAGGTAGTACTCAGCAGCTTGGTAAATGATTATAAGGAGAGCCACTGCATCACCTCGTAGGCGAGAGGGAGCAGCACGGCATCAGCGGTACAGCAGCGGCACCTGGCAGATGAAACGCAGGGCATCCTGACACTGGTGGTCATTCCAGTGACCATTGAACAGCATCACACAATCCTGGTCCTTGTTTCCACGCATGTAGTTGTTGGGCTGACCACTGTCCCAATTACTGTAGGTCAACTTGCTCCCTGCAACAACACCAAGAAAGTCAACATTCAATAACTACATACTGTCCATCAACCATCCCCACCTAATTTTCCATGAGTCACATACTGTACAATATTTGTCATATTCTATTCATATTACTTGCTTTCTATGTAATTTCAGCACTGGAGCACCCTCACACTAGTGGCAATCCCTCTTGTAACATTAGCTGGAGCCATGTGACCTTGCTCCTTACTGGTGGCAGTGCAAGTCAGAAATTACCACATTGACTTCCCACATGCACAAACCCATACACTCACGATCAGCCCAGCGCCACACCCCTTCTGTCTGGCGGTCTGTCAGCCCAATCCAGTAAGGCTCAGTGGGATTGACAGCCTCACTCacaatctcctcctcttcgggaCTCtggaacgaagagaaagaaggtaaagaaaattatacgaggagcaagagagagagagagagagagaggagataataaAAGCATGAACTATGAAAATAGCAATGAACACTAAAAATTAGATTGCTATGAAATACATCAAAAAGTATAACAATATATTTATTACTTATATTTCTGGTGCTCCTTTTCctcaatcctttcactgctactcACTGccaaccactctgagacatgtttttttgttcctcagccacctccaaacattgcactgactagaaattgcaaaatctattcttcaTCCCCTTCTTTGTCAATGCTTATTGCTTTCAGTACCACAAGTTATTGCATATCACAGAAAACGATTATTACTACAACCAGACTCACTCTCACCTTGAACACAATCAGCCTTGCTCCGTCCTGTGAACACTTCCTGTTGGCCTGCCAGTAACCCAGCTGAGGGGCGGCAAACACCCGGTACGCAAAGGTGCAGGCCATGGAGTAGCTGCTGGGCACTGTTGGGACAATACAGCATTGGTGGTGTTACTGCTGTTCCTTGTACGGTTCATGTATAGTTATAGTACaattcatttattatttgtgtgtgtgtgtgtgtgtctaaataCAGGCATACCTTCCCAATTTCAGCAGCAGTTTAAGCTGAAAAGTTGTATGGATCACTAATATTCCAACTTCAACAAATCCTACAAAATTTTCAAGTCAAATTACAGACACCACTTCATCCCATCACCAAGGAATTCTCCAAAACTAAGACAAATCCCCTCCGGTGACAATGTACTACAAGTCCTCACCTAGTGTTGGGGTGAAGGTCGGGGGAGGTACAGTCGAGTCGCCAGTCTTGACCACAAACAGGTGACCGCCaggcaagggaaggagggaggcagggtgcGGCAGGCAGGCCAGAAGCTCACACCTGCCCTCACTGCTCACACTTCTCCTCAgattgctgctcttgttggagGGAGTCACCTGGAGGGAAAACACAAGCCTGAGGTGAGTGACATGAGGCATTACTGAAGGCTGGCAGTAGTGACAGCCTCAAGTGGTGGTAACATGACATAATTTCTCACCCTTTGTTTTCATCactctaatctaatctaatctcaGAAAACCTCATGTTAAAAATGTTACAACTGAATATTTGTCATCAATTGTATATTTTTAAAGTTGcatttaacacattttttttaaagtttctagGTAGTTCTTATTCATGAATATGAATTATGCATTAACTATAAAAAATTTTCAACTAAACATTCATAAACCACAATTTGCCTGTATTGCCTCCctcatttcattcattataaCATTGCTAATAATGTTCTAATGAAGCAAACCTAAGTTGCAGTTCCCATATTGTATACACCTGCTAGATTCCTCAGCCAAGTGTCAATTCCCTCATCATTACCTCTCTACTTCCCAGGCTGATACTCCCAGCAAGCAGCTGAGTCAACCCACCACCATCCAATACCCACCAGAGCCTGAGGGGAAACACCTGGACGCCACACAAAGGCCAAGCAGTACTCAGTTGTCGCAGCAAAACACAGCTGGCCGCACTCAGAAATGCTACTGGCTGACACGGTGTTGTTGGAAGTGGCTGAGGCAGGTGGCACCATGTCCCGAGCCACAGACAGGAAGGTGGTGGTCGgtgcagcagctgctgctgctgtcaacactgctaccactactgctgaTTGTATTTGCTCCATCACCATCGTTGTCATCCTGCAAGGAGAATATTCTAACTAAACTGGATGTTCTAACTACATGAC harbors:
- the LOC135095029 gene encoding brevican core protein-like isoform X1, with protein sequence MLYTLEVAKEFLIVRGVRMTTMVMEQIQSAVVVAVLTAAAAAAPTTTFLSVARDMVPPASATSNNTVSASSISECGQLCFAATTEYCLAFVWRPGVSPQALVTPSNKSSNLRRSVSSEGRCELLACLPHPASLLPLPGGHLFVVKTGDSTVPPPTFTPTLVPSSYSMACTFAYRVFAAPQLGYWQANRKCSQDGARLIVFKSPEEEEIVSEAVNPTEPYWIGLTDRQTEGVWRWADRSKLTYSNWDSGQPNNYMRGNKDQDCVMLFNGHWNDHQCQDALRFICQVPLLYR
- the LOC135095029 gene encoding brevican core protein-like isoform X2, with the translated sequence MTTMVMEQIQSAVVVAVLTAAAAAAPTTTFLSVARDMVPPASATSNNTVSASSISECGQLCFAATTEYCLAFVWRPGVSPQALVTPSNKSSNLRRSVSSEGRCELLACLPHPASLLPLPGGHLFVVKTGDSTVPPPTFTPTLVPSSYSMACTFAYRVFAAPQLGYWQANRKCSQDGARLIVFKSPEEEEIVSEAVNPTEPYWIGLTDRQTEGVWRWADRSKLTYSNWDSGQPNNYMRGNKDQDCVMLFNGHWNDHQCQDALRFICQVPLLYR